Genomic segment of Novipirellula artificiosorum:
GGCAATCGGCGGTTCGCTACCACCGCCATGATGCCGAAGGAGGACCAATCGCGGCGGCCGACTCGACCCCGATCCCACCGCCAGGATCGCGCGACACCCTTCCGCTTCCAATCTTGTTTCATCCCACACTTCAACCGACAAACCGACGTCGGCGGCGAGAGCCGTTGCGGCATTCGCAAAACTCTCGGGATAGAGTCTCGACGGCGGTTCGTTGACCCATCGACGTGTCTGCACCATCGAATCCCCCACGATCTTGCCACGCCGAATCGCCTCCTCGTCCAGCCCAGAGAACGCAAGGGTTTTCGGTACCAAGGCTTTGGGATCGGATTGATAGATCGCTTGGTTCTCGCAGGCGTTCAGCGCCCCGGCAACCAAGGCATCATGAGCGGAAGCATCAAAACACTCGGCCATCGCAAACTCGATTCGCCGCTGCAACGGATCGGCGAGAGCCCGTACCGCGGTCGCAGTCAGATCAAATGCATGCGATCGGGTCAGGTCCGCGAGCTTGCCAACTCCCACCATCAGTATGATGGGGGCCCCTGCGGAGAATGGGGAGACCAGCTTGTTGACTTCGCCGCATTTCGCATTGACCAACCCCCGTTCAACGAGCCGGTCGATCCAGCCGTCACCCCAGGCGTTGATTTCATGGAGCGTCGCCGTCCGATCTTCACCCTCGGCAAGACCAACGACCAACACGTCGGCGGACGACTCGGTAATCGATAACTCGAATCGCTCGATGCCGGGGGAAGGAAGGGGAGAGCTTTCAAGCATAGGATCGCAATCGTTCGAACCAGTGGAGCGGAAGTAAAAACGGGGTGGTTAGTCTAAGCCGCCAACGCCGGTTATCCTAGAGCGTTGCCGAAACGAAGCATAAAGCCCCTCCGAGAGTAAACTTTTGAAACACCGAAGCACCCGAGACGTGGTCGACGACTTGCGAGCCGCTGGCCGTTTGATCGAGGTCGATGACCCGGTGGATCCCAATCTCGAAATCGCTGAAATCCAACGCCGCGTGTACGCCAACGGTGGGCCGGCGGTCTTGTTCCGCAACGTCCATGGGACCCGTTTTCCGATGGCGGCCAACCTGTTTGGATCGCTCGAACAGGCCCGGTTTTTGTTTCGGCATACCTTAGAAGCGGTTCGTCGTTTGATTGAGATCAAAGTGGATCCCTCGGCGCTGCCGAAGCGTCCGTTTCGCTACGCCGCTCTGCCTTTGACGGCGCTGCACACCTTGCCGGCAAAAACGTCTCGCGGACCGGTGAAAACGCACTCCTGCAGTCTTTCCGACTTGCCAAGGCTGAAAAGTTGGCCCAAGGATGGCGGGGGATTCATCACCCTCCCCCAAGTGCTCAGTTGCGATCCAGTAGCGCCCGACGATTTGATGCGAACCAACTTGGGGATGTACCGAATTCAATTGTCAGGAAATGAATATGCGACGAACCAACAAGTAGGCCTGCACTACCAATTGCAGCGAGGCATCGGCGTTCATCATCGTTCGGCACTCAATCGTGGTGACAAGGTTCGGGTTGCCATCACGGTGGGCGGGGCCCCCGCGATGACCGTTGCGGCGGTCATGCCGTTGCCAGAAGGTCTTACCGAATTGATCTTTGCTGGCGCGCTTGCCGGACGACGCATTCGCATGATTCGTGGGGACCATGCACCGCTGTATGCCGATGCCGATTTCGCGATTCTTGGCAGCATTGACCCCCACCAAACCATGCCCGAGGGTCCGTTTGGCGACCACTTGGGTTACTACAGCCTGCAACACCCGGCTCCGGTCATGACGGTGGACCAGGTCTGGCATCGTGACGGCGCGATCTGGCCCTTCACGGTCGTCGGTCGACCGCCCCAAGAAGACACCACCTTTGGCCAACTGATCCACGAGCTCACCGACCCGATCATCCCCGACGTGATCCCAGGAGTGAAGGCCGTTCATGCCGTCGACGCTGCCGGCGTGCATCCCTTGTTGCTGGCGATCGGCAGCGAACGGTACATGCCGTTCCTGAATGCCTCGGAACCACAGGAGTTGCTGATTCAAGCCAACGCGATTTTGGGTAATGGTCAATTGTCGCTCGCCAAGTATCTGTGGATCACCGACGACCCCGACGGCAAGCTGGACATTCACGATGTCCAGCGGTTCTTGCAGCAGATGCTCCGGCGAGTCGATTGGCGTCGCGACTTGCATTTCTATACCAAGACCACGATCGACACGCTTGATTACAGCGGCACAGGATGGAACCGTGGCTCGAAAGTGGCGATCGCAGCATGTGGTCCAGCGATCCGAGAGCTCCCCTCACAGCTTCCAAGCGAGTATTCCCTGCCGGACGGGTTTGCCCAGCCGCGAGTGGTTTTTTCGGGCGTGTTGGCGGTCCAATCTCCCCGATTTGCCACTGACGAAAACCGTGCTGACATCGAACGGTTGGCCCATTGGATGCACCAAGATGATCGG
This window contains:
- a CDS encoding leucyl aminopeptidase codes for the protein MLESSPLPSPGIERFELSITESSADVLVVGLAEGEDRTATLHEINAWGDGWIDRLVERGLVNAKCGEVNKLVSPFSAGAPIILMVGVGKLADLTRSHAFDLTATAVRALADPLQRRIEFAMAECFDASAHDALVAGALNACENQAIYQSDPKALVPKTLAFSGLDEEAIRRGKIVGDSMVQTRRWVNEPPSRLYPESFANAATALAADVGLSVEVWDETRLEAEGCRAILAVGSGSSRPPRLVLLRHHGGGSEPPIALVGKGVTFDSGGLSLKPSESMADMKCDMAGAATVLGVMSAIARLGVKRNVIGLCGLAENMVSGDSYKLGDVIETRKGTTIEILNTDAEGRVVLADTLDVAVQFSPSAMVDLATLTGACMVALGTEVAGLMTNEQSICDQLSAAAQSEGEPVWQLPMFDLYDEKVKSKVADIKNVGEGRWGGAITAAKFLQQFVGDTPWVHIDIAGPAFADSAKPHRDAGATGVMVRTLLNWIENR
- a CDS encoding UbiD family decarboxylase, which encodes MKHRSTRDVVDDLRAAGRLIEVDDPVDPNLEIAEIQRRVYANGGPAVLFRNVHGTRFPMAANLFGSLEQARFLFRHTLEAVRRLIEIKVDPSALPKRPFRYAALPLTALHTLPAKTSRGPVKTHSCSLSDLPRLKSWPKDGGGFITLPQVLSCDPVAPDDLMRTNLGMYRIQLSGNEYATNQQVGLHYQLQRGIGVHHRSALNRGDKVRVAITVGGAPAMTVAAVMPLPEGLTELIFAGALAGRRIRMIRGDHAPLYADADFAILGSIDPHQTMPEGPFGDHLGYYSLQHPAPVMTVDQVWHRDGAIWPFTVVGRPPQEDTTFGQLIHELTDPIIPDVIPGVKAVHAVDAAGVHPLLLAIGSERYMPFLNASEPQELLIQANAILGNGQLSLAKYLWITDDPDGKLDIHDVQRFLQQMLRRVDWRRDLHFYTKTTIDTLDYSGTGWNRGSKVAIAACGPAIRELPSQLPSEYSLPDGFAQPRVVFSGVLAVQSPRFATDENRADIERLAHWMHQDDRLNEFPLVTLVDDSRFAAANLGNWLWTTFTRSNPATDIEGVRSAVVDKHWGCHGPLLIDARVKPWHAPPLIEDAATTAKVDARATRGGPLAKYL